A single genomic interval of Arthrobacter sp. NicSoilB8 harbors:
- a CDS encoding DUF2520 domain-containing protein, with protein sequence MAKPGRLGVGIIGAGKVGAVLGAALRGAEHAVIGVSAVSDASRERAETLLPGVPVLEVQDIVERAELVLLAVPDDALGPLVEGLAKLGAWQPGQLVAHTSGRFGVGILHPVRAAGAVPLALHPAMTFTGMSLDLTRLLDCTFGVTADAAMLPIAQALVVEMGAEPVAIAEADRVLYHAALAHGSNHLVTLVAQASQLLREVGVDAPDRMLGPLLRATLENALASGESALTGPVARGDAGTVAAHAGALREYDGGSAGDILEAYLAMARATARRAGSRGLLKPEQLHGIEQALGGPDQNGTHAPEGP encoded by the coding sequence ATGGCTAAACCAGGACGCCTCGGCGTCGGGATCATCGGCGCAGGGAAGGTCGGTGCCGTCCTGGGGGCGGCGCTGCGCGGAGCCGAGCACGCCGTCATCGGCGTGTCCGCCGTTTCGGACGCGAGCCGCGAACGCGCCGAAACACTGCTGCCCGGGGTCCCGGTCCTGGAGGTGCAGGACATTGTGGAGCGCGCCGAACTGGTCCTGCTCGCCGTACCGGATGACGCCCTCGGCCCGCTCGTGGAGGGGCTCGCCAAACTCGGCGCCTGGCAGCCCGGCCAGCTCGTGGCGCACACTTCGGGGCGCTTCGGCGTCGGGATCCTGCACCCGGTCCGGGCCGCCGGCGCCGTGCCGCTCGCGCTGCACCCGGCCATGACGTTCACCGGCATGAGCCTGGACCTCACGCGGCTTCTGGACTGCACCTTCGGCGTCACGGCCGACGCCGCGATGCTGCCGATTGCCCAGGCCCTCGTCGTCGAAATGGGCGCCGAGCCTGTCGCGATCGCAGAGGCCGACCGGGTCCTCTACCACGCGGCCCTCGCGCACGGCTCGAACCACCTGGTCACGCTCGTGGCACAGGCCTCGCAGCTGCTCCGGGAAGTCGGCGTCGACGCCCCGGACCGGATGCTGGGCCCGCTGCTGCGCGCCACGCTCGAGAACGCGCTCGCCTCCGGCGAATCGGCCCTGACCGGGCCGGTTGCCCGGGGCGATGCCGGCACGGTTGCCGCGCACGCCGGCGCCCTTCGCGAGTACGACGGCGGCTCGGCCGGCGATATTCTTGAGGCGTACCTGGCCATGGCCCGGGCGACAGCCCGCCGGGCAGGAAGCCGCGGGCTCTTGAAGCCGGAACAACTCCACGGCATCGAACAGGCGCTCGGCGGCCCCGACCAGAACGGGACGCACGCCCCGGAAGGACCCTGA
- a CDS encoding PH domain-containing protein, whose product MALTPEGAGAAREPAVGSGADVTPMAGTGETRGTGTRSAGTGETRGTGTRSAGTGDAGWLRVHPASPFVHGWVALAAMLFFFGRDTFERLLQGGPVFDERFAGRAPWLLLGGGALLLLTVLGFVLSWYFTRYQVAEGYVRVNTGFLFKQQRQARLDRVQAIDVVQPFLARIFGLAELRFEVADAGESAVHLAYLRADEARQLRATILAGASGAAAGTGTRTPTSTSPPTSAPEPGQPEAAAEAPEQTVLTVPPSRLMGSLLLSEQSVAIVAGGIASVLLSAVTENRNFTVFLIPAAIGLAAAYWSSFNKGYNFTAAVSRDGIRLRYGLLDTQAQTVPPGRIQALKVSQPPLWRMFGWYRVQVNVAGYGLAGSAGQGSARTTLLPVGSLGDVLTILSLVLPDPGTTDPVGVFTAGISGLADASGIPNAGTPGTGTPGNRTPSNGAGQDPDGGFVTTPRRARLLAPLGWRRNGFTATETALLLRSGRWWRNLVVVPHQRTQSMALEQGPLARRFRVADLVLHTTAGPVAPRLIQAGLDEARDLLDAQSARARAARKRQTSEHWMEPTIEPAPPPADHTQEGPHHG is encoded by the coding sequence ATGGCGCTGACACCGGAGGGTGCCGGGGCGGCCCGGGAGCCCGCGGTCGGCAGCGGCGCTGACGTGACCCCCATGGCCGGCACCGGCGAAACCCGCGGGACCGGAACCCGTTCAGCGGGAACCGGCGAAACCCGCGGGACCGGAACGCGTTCAGCGGGAACCGGCGACGCCGGCTGGCTGCGCGTGCATCCGGCATCGCCGTTTGTCCACGGCTGGGTGGCGCTGGCTGCGATGCTGTTCTTTTTTGGGCGCGACACGTTCGAACGCCTGCTTCAGGGCGGCCCGGTCTTTGACGAGCGGTTCGCCGGGCGGGCACCGTGGCTGCTGCTTGGCGGCGGCGCGCTGCTCCTGCTGACCGTGCTCGGCTTTGTCCTGAGCTGGTACTTCACGCGCTACCAGGTGGCTGAGGGCTACGTGCGGGTCAACACCGGTTTCCTGTTCAAGCAGCAACGGCAGGCCAGGCTGGACCGGGTGCAGGCAATCGACGTCGTCCAGCCATTTCTGGCACGGATCTTCGGGCTGGCGGAGCTCAGGTTCGAGGTCGCCGACGCCGGCGAATCCGCCGTGCACCTCGCCTATCTGCGGGCGGACGAGGCCCGCCAGCTCCGCGCGACAATTCTCGCCGGCGCCTCCGGCGCCGCCGCCGGGACCGGCACTCGGACGCCGACTTCGACTTCGCCTCCGACTTCGGCTCCGGAGCCGGGGCAACCGGAGGCCGCCGCGGAGGCGCCGGAACAGACAGTGCTGACCGTGCCGCCGTCGCGCCTCATGGGCTCGCTGCTCCTGAGCGAACAGAGCGTGGCCATCGTGGCCGGCGGCATCGCCTCCGTGCTGCTCTCCGCCGTCACCGAGAACCGGAATTTCACGGTCTTCCTGATTCCTGCCGCGATCGGCCTCGCCGCCGCCTACTGGTCCTCGTTCAACAAGGGCTACAACTTCACCGCGGCCGTGTCACGGGACGGCATCCGGCTGCGGTACGGCCTGCTGGACACCCAGGCCCAGACCGTGCCCCCGGGCAGGATCCAGGCGCTGAAGGTCAGCCAGCCGCCACTGTGGCGGATGTTCGGCTGGTACCGGGTCCAGGTCAATGTGGCCGGGTACGGCCTGGCGGGAAGCGCCGGGCAGGGTTCGGCCCGGACCACGCTGCTCCCGGTGGGATCCCTCGGCGACGTCCTGACCATCCTCTCCCTCGTGCTTCCGGATCCCGGAACCACGGATCCGGTGGGCGTCTTCACGGCAGGAATCAGCGGTCTCGCGGACGCCTCCGGGATACCTAACGCCGGGACGCCGGGAACCGGAACACCAGGAAACCGGACACCCAGCAACGGAGCCGGCCAGGACCCCGACGGCGGCTTCGTCACCACGCCGCGCCGGGCGCGGCTGCTTGCGCCGCTGGGCTGGCGGCGCAACGGCTTCACCGCGACGGAGACCGCACTGCTCCTGAGGTCCGGCCGGTGGTGGCGGAACCTCGTGGTGGTGCCGCACCAGCGCACCCAGTCCATGGCGCTCGAACAGGGGCCGCTCGCCCGGAGGTTCCGGGTGGCGGACCTGGTCCTGCACACCACGGCAGGCCCGGTCGCCCCGCGGCTTATCCAGGCCGGCCTCGACGAGGCCCGGGACCTGCTGGATGCCCAGTCCGCCCGGGCCCGCGCCGCCCGCAAACGCCAGACGAGCGAACACTGGATGGAGCCGACGATCGAGCCGGCCCCACCCCCCGCAGACCACACTCAGGAAGGCCCGCATCATGGCTAA